A stretch of Odocoileus virginianus isolate 20LAN1187 ecotype Illinois chromosome 31, Ovbor_1.2, whole genome shotgun sequence DNA encodes these proteins:
- the LOC110122095 gene encoding olfactory receptor 13C7-like, whose amino-acid sequence MYSNCSRISFVERKWERPLVNGKTINMGKTNQSSVTEFVLLGLSGYPELEAIYFVLVLFMYLVILLGNGVIIIVNVCDSHLHTPMYFFLSNLSFLDICYTSSSIPIFLSSFLTSRKTISFSGCGVQMFLSFAMGATECVLLSMMAFDRYVAICNPLRYPIIMSKNSYVPMAAGSWIAGGVNSLLQTSLAMRLPFCGDNVINHFTCEILAVLKLACADISINVISMVVANMIFLVVPVLFIFISYVFILFTILRIPSSEGSRKAFSTCSAHLTVVIIFYGTILFMYAKPKAKDSSGADKVQVTDKIISLFYGVVIPMLNPLIYSLRNKDVKAAVKSILCQKCFSGGK is encoded by the coding sequence ATGTATTCCAACTGCAGCAGAATTTCTTTTGTtgaaagaaaatgggaaagacCATTAGTTAATGGAAAGACCATTAATATGGGAAAGACCAATCAGTCTTCTGTTACAGAATTTGTCCTACTGGGGCTTTCTGGCTACCCAGAGCTTGAAGCCATTTATTTTGTGCTGGTGTTATTTATGTACCTGGTTATCCTGCTGGGAAATGGTGTCATCATCATTGTAAATGTCTGTGACTCTCACCTGCATacccccatgtactttttcctcagTAACTTATCATTCTTGGATATTTGCTACACCAGTTCTTCTATCCCCATATTTCTCAGCAGCTTCTTAACTTCAAGGaagaccatttccttctctggatgtGGAGTACAAATGTTTCTCTCCTTTGCTATGGGAGCCACGGAGTGTGTCCTTCTAAGCATGATGGCAtttgaccgctatgtggccatctgcaaccCTCTGAGATACCCCATCATTATGAGCAAGAATTCATATGTGCCTATGGCTGCAGGGTCCTGGATTGCAGGGGGTGTCAATTCTCTGTTGCAAACCTCTCTTGCAATGCGGCTTCCTTTCTGTGGGGATAATGTCATTAATCATTTTACTTGTGAAATCTTGGCTGTCTTAAAATTGGCCTGCGCTGATATTTCCATAAATGTTATTAGCATGGTTGTTGCTAATATGATTTTTCTTGTGGTCCcagtactttttattttcatttcctatgTTTTTATTCTCTTCACCATCCTGAGGATTCCTTCTTCAGAGGGAAGCCGCAAAGCCTTCTCTACCTGCTCTGCCCACTTAACAGTGGTGATTATATTCTATGGAACCATCCTCTTCATGTATGCAAAGCCCAAGGCTAAAGATTCCTCTGGTGCAGACAAAGTCCAAGTCACAGACAAAATCATCTCTCTCTTCTATGGAGTCGTGATTCCTATGCTCAATCCCCTCATCTACAGTTTGAGGAACAAAGATGTGAAGGCAGCTGTGAAGAGTATACTCTGTCAGAAATGCTTCTCAGGGGGAAAGTGA